A segment of the Calonectris borealis chromosome 2, bCalBor7.hap1.2, whole genome shotgun sequence genome:
GCAGTACAGTGACTTCTTTATCACAGAGAACAGGTAGCAAGGGACAAAAACCTAGCAGAAATCAACAGCCCAAGATGtacttttcagcattttctttctttttttttttttaaatttgtgttctTACATATAAAGGACTTCAGACTTGGGAAAGCAAGGAGCACCTTGTCTGCTGAGTCCAGTCCCTTGATACTCCGTCAAACATGTTTCAGTGGCCATTCATACAGTGATCGAGCTGCAGATTTAAATAATTATGCTGgggtattttcttttctcctgttttacAACACTTCAGagacttactttattttatttatgttccaTTACATTTCTCTGCTTTGTCCATGGCCCTGGCATATCGTTGTCATACGACGCTCTAGAGAACTTATGTTCTTGCCTTTTCCTCAGCTATGCACCCTGGAAGTTATCAGAAAGTCAAGCCAGAGCTATTTCTCATTTTCAATATAGAGAAAGAATATAACATTCTCCATTCTCTGAGAGCCTTTATTTTTCATGCTTCAGCACCTACATTGTGGCAGGGACCACCTGGGAAAGCAGTAACTTATCATTTTTATTCATGAGGTTTTTGAATGAAAACAAGTAATACCCCACAGCCGGTTAGAAGTCTTGCTCTGAAGCCCTCCAAGCGACTCAAGCGAAGACAAGCAGTCAGAATCCCTTCTTTCACTCACGACTTCTCAAACATTTTCCCTTTGGATCACAGCACTGGAACTATTTTTGGAGAAATTCCAGAACAACTCTGGGATGCTCCCAGCATCACAAAAAGAATGTCACTTTGACTGATACAGCACCACACTTGGGATAGCTTGACAGAGACAACAGGTGCCAGCTGGAATCAGGGAAGAAGGGATGGAAAGGCAGAGGGATGAGCCAAAGTACTAGGCGAAGCAATTGACAGTCAAAATGTGTTTGTTAAATGACTGTTTTGACCTAGAAATGACTTAGATGAAAATTTGGAAATATTGGATTGTGCTGTCAATACTTAACCTCTGTAAGTAGCATTTGCTACTTTTGTTAATAGCGATAATACGCTCAGAAAAATCTCTTAACTGGCAAAACTATCCAACTTTCAcacatttttaattcttaattcaATGCCAAAATCACAAGTATGCTTTTTCACGTAGTCtccttttttatacttttttgtttatttcctaTAGATATCCTCAGTCTTACTTCTAAGATGACCAAGGGCATGGAATAGTTTCTGTACAAGAAAAACTACCTAAGCAGGACTCTTTGCTACAGCTGACGGAACATGCAAGAGCTCTCTAGAAGCAAAAGTAGCATGAAAGAGGTGGACACAAAATTCAGCCTCAGCGTTTCTTCCAATACAAAGTCTAGAGCATCGAATACAAATAGGAATATGTAGGTTCAAAATTAGTAAGGTGAAGTTCTTCATGTAACAAATAGCAACCTTGCAAAGGAATCCAAAAAACACCAGCAAAGGATATTGTGGATGCTACATTTACATCAGTTCAAGGACGACATATTAGGCAAGCTCATGAAAGAAGTTCATCATGGGTTACTAAATACCCTATCTGGCTCAGGGTGGCTTACCCCTCCATGAGCTAAAAATAGTAGAGGTTGGGAGAGGATTCTGGGAAGATATCATAGGCTTCCTCGATTCTTATTCTTCTCTCAATACCTGCATATGGCCATTGCTGCTGCTCTCGCCTCAGGAACAGACTAAAAGCACTCAGTGCTCTCTCTGCTCCAAAAAGAAGAGGAACCTGATGATTCcaagtttcagggaaaaaaaaaattaaaaaaaccaaaacaataaaactCTCCAGGGACCTGGCAGGGGAGACCTCACAGCATCTATTACTTGTTGAAGGCATCCAAGGAACCAGTAGACACATCCCAGTGGTGCTTCACCTAGAAATGCAAGAAGCAGAAAGAGGACacagctgctgggcttcccctTCCTCACTTTATGGGCCAGTTTTGACTTGCTGAAAACTCAGGGTGAGACTTGGACAATTTCATTTAACCCCAGCTTCATGGTTCTCACCTTCCTAGGAGGCACCAAGATCTGAATGTTGAGTAAAACTCCAGCCTGAGCAATCCTGACAGGCTTGCTCTGCTCCTCGCTGTTGTGTATGGCCACGTGCAGCCGCTGGGGATGATCCTGGTATTTTTTCTGGCCTTGCAGCAAGCAAGCGGTACACCATGACCGCAAACAAGTCCCCTGGCTCCCACTCATTCAGTGCAGTTGCCTTTGTGGAGCAGACAGTGCAGACACAGTCCATGGGAATGGCGGCTCACCAAAGCATGGCCAAGACTTTGCTCCCTGCTTTCCAATTCCAGAATATGCATCTCTTTACAGCTAGGGCACACCGGACTAGGCAGACTTTTACTGTGAGCCAGTGCAGCTGTTCCTCTAACATCAATTAGATTCATAAAGAAACATCATATGACAAAGACTGATTCTGCTTCATTAAGCAACCAAGTTAATCACAAATATTTGTACTGTCATTATAACTCAGCAGACGCGGGGAAATGGAGAGAATTAAATGAAAGGAGGGAAAACGTTTACCATAAATTGCTTGTTGTCTATAATAGCCTTAAGTATGAAACAGATAATTTTAAGGCTTTTAGACAATCCAAAGAAAACAAGCCTAGGAAAACATTTCAACGGCACCAAAGTATTTGAGTATTTTAGATGGAAAGGGTAGGAAAATTTTATACACTTTGtctgaaagggttttttcttaaacaagACTGACATAAATGAGAAAGAAGGTGGGAGTAATGAAGGAAAATGTagtagaaagaagaaaactgaaggagTTAAGAgctcagcatttaaaaaaaaaatcatgttttcagaATGGATAAATTGATTCCTATTTTGTATGGTTTATGCAGGAAATTATGCGGTACtgagaaacaaacaaattttTGGCATACGTTCTTGGATGTGGAAGTGCATTTTTCTCCAGCCCACAGAACAAACGCTGTAAGAAACTGAAGCTCATCACTAGGCGGCACTATTTCTTGGTACAGTACCATCGGCCACACCAGCATCCTTTCGACACACCCAGCCCGACAACAGCCTGGCCCCGGAGGCTCTGGCAGTGCCCGGCCTGCACTCGGGACGGCAGGGAGGGCACGCTCTCTCTGCAGAGCAGGTGTAGAAACGCTTCACTCTGGGCATACTTTGCACTGCCTGGTGGCAAAAGGCTGGATGAATCGCTTGGCAGCAGAGCTACCCATTTCCACCTCGGGCTTCCCAGAATGTGCTCTCCCTAGGATGTGCCAGGACTGTTCGCCTTCAAGACCAGGCCTGCTGTCCCATCAGATAGTGATCTGCAAGCACAGCTCTCCATGCAGTCAGGGAGCGCTATCAGAGCGCAGAGGAGCCTGCGTACTCAAGAAAGCAGCCTGCAAACTCAAGAAACAGCCCGTGGCTTCATTGTACTCTCAGAAACAGTCTGTAAGGCAGCAGGAAGTGGGATTACAGCCACGCTGTTCTCCAGCAACAGCCAGGGATGCACAGTCACAGGGAACTAAGCACTGTTCAGGGCTGCGGGCAGCTCTTAGGTACCATCCGCAAGCAGCATCCTCTCCAGAGGGAGAtttaaacagcagaaacaaagtCCTGTTCACCCGAGAGATCATCACAACAGATCTTCTTAATTAAGAGCTGAAGAACAAGCTaatacattcacaaaaaaaaaatttactttttttttttcttttctttttaagatttatGTCAACGAgtaaaaaaatattctccaaatATTATAGAGGCAAAacaaatccctttttttccctttaaatttcttTAGTGGTATCATGAATGCTGGAATCaagtaaaatcaaaacatttgtaaaagcaTTATCTAGATTCACATCGCACTGAAAATGGTCTGCATTTAACAACTGCTTCTCATTCCATTATGATGCAACAAATTGGAGACAAAAGCtttaagagagacagagagagacacagacagacaATTTCGTCACTAAGAACTGATCTCATACTGGGCGAGTAATATTACTGTATCTATTCTCACATCTTTGAAAGTTAAACACTGGGAACAACATACACGTTGACAGGCTTCATATAACACCTTTTTAATAACATGAAAAACAATACAATAGAGTAGCATGTTTGCAGCACTGGTTCAATTTAAAGTAAATGATGAAAGGATTTTAAATTAAGACATCAAATaactatttttataattaaatttcaACACACAATTCAGTTGTTGAAGATTATCACAGAGTATTTTAATAACTCTATTACTATCTTGGTGTTTCTACTGCTTTGCTGCCCACTCACACTTTGCGTATAATTATCCTGAAACTATGTGCCATGTCTAGTAAGTACAGAGGATTTTTCCCCAATACTTTTTCCATGAGCATGTGTCGATCCATcaaagtttaatattttttttccccttgcatttcGAGGCAAATTTTAGGAGAGTGATATTAAAATTCATTGGGAAAGTATTCTTATAAGCTAATTAGGCCAAATTCTCAGATCTCATGAAGTAACTTCTGGTTTGAGGGGAGGGCAAGGAAAGAAAGTTGGGCCTTTTAGCAACTAAAGTGTCTTCCTTCAAATTTGGGACTGCAACTTCTAGATTATATATTAACTTCTGTATGCACAGGGCTTAAATGTAATCCATTTACATTTGTAAATATAACTGGTAATTTCAGCAAAagcctattttttcctttcctccttaaGAGTTATTGTTTACCAAGGTACCGAATGTATACCAACAAAACTGGTAACAGGTAGGAAAGGAGTTAAAACAACAATGAACTGACAGTGCAGCTCTCCCATCTGACAATATTTCAGAAGCTTTTTGTGTACTAAAAAACGGCTTCTTGAACCCCAAGTGATTTATATGGGACTTCAATATGCAAAATGTGAATAAGCATTCCgttcagaaaaattttaaaaatgcagaagcgGCCATGGGCTAAAAACGATCATGCTTCATTTACCTCACTGCTATGACACCATCAACCTGTTAACTCCGCGGTCGCCGGCTGAGGCTTCAGGAACACGGACAGAAACTCCATCTTCAACGTGATACATAAAAGACAAGCACACGGGAAGAACTCCTGACCCGAAGAAGCCCTCCAGTCCTCTCAAAACAAGAGCGCGGAGCCGGGCGTCCCCGCCGCCCGGGTCGGGTGCCGGCGCCCGGCTGAACGCGGCGGCCGCCAGCCCGGAGCTGCCCCGTGTACCCCCTGACCTCAGACACGCGTTTTTAAGGCGGCTCGCATTTATCCCTTCTCATCAACTTTCTgggctctcccctgcccagcacccccagcctcagggcccgcccgcccgcccccggagCGGCGGCCGCCAGcggagctccctccctcccttccccgccaGCCGGCATCTGCAGGCAGCGCCCAGGGCTCAGCACCGACGGCGGCAGCGACTTCCCCCGGGCTGCGCCAACGCTGCCGGAGCCGGGGGGGGAGAAGCGGTTGCGGGGACGTCCCGAGCCAGCCGCCCCGAGTAAGGGAGAGCTGCGATCGTTAGGGGGAAAGGCCTCGCTGCCGTTTCGCTGCCTTCCGCCGCTTCTCCTGCCGCCACCCGGTGTCGGCCCGCCGCTCGTCCCCACCCGCCGTTCAGGAGGGCGATGGTTTCTCCAGGAAGCAccggggccgctgccgccgcttcCTCCCTTCAGCGTCTGTCTCGTACCGGGTCCCCGCCGCGGCTGTTGGGGTGAGGCTGGGAGGGTCCGGGTGCTGCCGGTGGGGAGGTGTTTGGGGGCGGGCACGGGCTGTTGAGAGAGTGACCGTTGGGAGACGCGTTCGAACCAGCAACCGTTGGCGGCAGCCGttggggcagctgctgctgaggagaAGCGATGGCGCCGAGTCCCGCCCTCGCCGCCGGTTGAGGCTGAGGCTCCGGCAGCCACGGACGTAGCTGCCGGAGCCTCAGCCTCAACCGAGGGCGAGGGGGTCACCCGGCGCCATCGCCGGTGGCGTCGTCTCTTCATGGGGAGGGCAAGAGCTCTTCGACTCTGTGCGCCCTTGAAGACTACGGCGGGATGCCGCTTTTGAAGAGAGATCAGCTTTCCTCCGGGgccaaaaaataattttttttttttttttttaaatcttctcagTGCTGTGCTCGCTGGAGAGCTGAGCGTTGTCGCCAAGCTTGATTCTTCCCACACGTCCAAGCTTAGGGCAAGGGGTGGCTGCCAGGTTGTTTTCAGATCACAGCCTTCTGTGGTTAAAGCTGAAAGGGGCTGCGTGTAGGTTTCCATCCCTCCCACCCTAAAGGACAAATGCAGTCTTCCCCGGTTcattttataaaatcttaaagctTGCTCTGCAGCACCGTACGATGGAAACCTTAGCAGGCTTAGCAACAGGTAAATTAAATGACAGTGGTAGCAATGAAATGGACCAAAACATGGCCATTGCTCTGCGTTGTTCAGACCCAAGCTCAATTAGCCTCAGTGTTACAGGTGAAGATACCTTTTTCTGAGCAGTTTTTCTAGGGAGACAAGCAAAAGCAGTGCGAGTTGGTTGCTTGCCCTTTTTGCTtaaaggagcaggcagcagaagTCAGCTTTCAGGTATACCTGTAGTATATTTCAGgtaaaattaaatgcataaaagTAAATGGAGGTCAGGCAGAACTTATTGGTATGAGCAAAAATATAGCTTGCACAGTTTTCTCCTAGTTTTAGGGTGTTTTAAATaatgcaaggcaaggcaaggacaGAGACCATCATTATACAAAATAGCAACTACTTACCACTGTCAGGTGTCAAGAAGTATAGGTGCTTCAGAGTTTGTTCAGGTGAACTGAGTTGTGTTTCTCCTTCCCCTACTACCTAATATTGCACACAGTTATCATAGATCCATATCCATACAGAGCTCTTTCACAGGCTTAACGACAGCTCTCAAAGCCTCACTTTGCTCTTTTAGGCTTGAGACCAGTCTGAGTTCCCATCTTGTGCATGTATCAAGAAGGGATCCCAGACAAAAGCTGTCCCTTTGAAGACTGAAATTCAAGTTTAACTTTCATCTTCTGTTAGtgactttttttatttaggaGTCTTTCATTTGTTcgtattttctgcttctttttttcccttcttgattAGGGAAATATGTTCTGATGAGAGGAAATGGAAGTGTGTCAGAGGTGTTTTCTATCTGTGAACTTTAATGTTAAACCTTAGTacagtttttttttaagtcctaacTTTGATCTTACTGTATTTACCGTATTTGCTTCTCTCCCTAGTGTCCAAAAATCAACATGTCTAGCAAAAAGGCAAAGACGAAGACCACCAAGAAGCGCCCTCAGCGTGCCACTTCCAATGTATTTGCAATGTTTGATCAGTCGCAGATTCAAGAATTCAAGGAGGCCTTCAACATGATCGACCAGAACAGGGATGGCTTCATTGACAAAGAGGACTTGCACGATATGCTCGCCTCCCTTGGTAATGTCACCTTCCTGTTTACGGTTGCCAAGCAAATTTGTGCTGTTACAATTAAAATACTGAGTTTGGGGTAGCTCATGAGAGGTGTCTCAGTTTGTACTACGCTATTCAAATTACTTTTAGTTTGAAAGCTAAACCAAATATGAATCCCTTTATTTGTAGGAAAGAATCCAACGGATGAATACCTAGATGCCATGATGAACGAGGCTCCAGGCCCCATAAACTTCACAATGTTCCTCACAATGTTTGGTGAGAAGTTAAATGGCACCGATCCGGAAGACGTAATCAGGAATGCTTTTGCTTGCTTTGATGAAGAAGCGACAGGTACGTGGGTGAAACTCAGctgcttggggagggggagggtaCTTTTATGTTGTTTATTTGGGTTTCTAAATAGTATGCTGATTTTTGCACCTTTATAAATGAAGTATGACACAGTAATCCTTCTGGATGGCATATTCTACCAAGTAATGAGAATTTGACTTACTACTGAGTGAGAGTAAAAACTGTCTGGCTGTTCTGTGTGAGTACTGAGGACTAGTA
Coding sequences within it:
- the LOC142078851 gene encoding myosin regulatory light chain 2, smooth muscle minor isoform-like, yielding MSSKKAKTKTTKKRPQRATSNVFAMFDQSQIQEFKEAFNMIDQNRDGFIDKEDLHDMLASLGKNPTDEYLDAMMNEAPGPINFTMFLTMFGEKLNGTDPEDVIRNAFACFDEEATGFIQEDYLRELLTTMGDRFTDEEVDELYREAPIDKKGNFNYIEFTRILKHGAKDKDD